Proteins encoded together in one Micromonospora kangleipakensis window:
- a CDS encoding NACHT domain-containing protein: MATSAAAQVAHPSGTPGRAEPPLADERAARPSDGPAAPPRAAVGDHRHRRDTRRLDHLLAVPSSAPSTPNATGDADKVWRRLWLENRIMVLADGLEEVLADTAQPADRDSLLREAVRAAVRERLPLLVASRPDAPLRGLDALLLQLEPFAPGAALEYVQTRSHRSDPGQWRDHIAQMIKAAGVADSPFHLRVIGQLHEVDRLDRMAGDRGRFTVGGWLRTASRSPPTRCAGR, translated from the coding sequence GTGGCTACGTCAGCGGCGGCACAGGTGGCGCACCCGTCGGGAACGCCAGGCCGAGCGGAGCCTCCGCTGGCGGACGAACGAGCGGCCCGACCATCGGATGGGCCGGCGGCACCACCGCGGGCTGCGGTGGGCGATCATCGCCACCGCCGGGACACTCGTCGCCTGGACCATCTACTCGCTGTTCCTTCCAGCGCCCCATCGACACCCAACGCCACGGGCGACGCCGACAAGGTGTGGCGGCGGCTCTGGCTGGAGAACCGCATCATGGTGCTCGCCGACGGCCTGGAGGAGGTGCTCGCCGACACCGCCCAGCCCGCCGACCGGGACAGCCTGCTCCGGGAGGCCGTCCGGGCCGCGGTCCGCGAGCGTCTCCCCCTGCTGGTCGCGTCGCGCCCCGACGCCCCGCTGCGCGGGTTGGACGCGCTGCTGCTGCAACTGGAGCCGTTCGCCCCGGGCGCCGCCCTGGAGTACGTGCAGACCCGCAGCCACCGGTCGGACCCGGGACAGTGGCGGGACCACATCGCTCAGATGATCAAGGCCGCCGGCGTGGCCGACTCACCGTTCCATCTGCGGGTCATCGGCCAGCTCCACGAGGTCGACCGCCTCGACCGGATGGCCGGGGACCGTGGGCGCTTCACCGTGGGTGGGTGGTTGCGCACAGCATCCCGCTCGCCACCGACCCGGTGCGCGGGTCGATAG
- a CDS encoding VanZ family protein, whose amino-acid sequence MNHSASLSAPPRRTRRIVLVSLAILGVASVAFAVRRPLMMSAPRCMAGRWHGCVDTFNGVLLMMLVALPLAALVVWALARLRRAAGVTSAWRMSLAEVGMVYGTVPFVWMTMMSGPGAGIVPGRVSLVPLRDLVTMGPVGIVGNLLIFAALGFFAPMRFAALASVPRILALGAGCSVLVETAQYVLRLDRVSSVDDVLVNAAGAVLAALASRHWWRTTAEVPSDQPRPALAPAD is encoded by the coding sequence ATGAACCACAGCGCATCCCTGTCAGCACCGCCTCGCCGCACGCGCAGGATCGTGCTTGTCAGCCTGGCGATCCTGGGCGTGGCGAGCGTCGCGTTCGCCGTGCGGCGACCGCTCATGATGTCCGCTCCGAGGTGCATGGCCGGGCGGTGGCACGGATGCGTCGATACGTTCAACGGTGTGCTGCTCATGATGCTGGTTGCGCTGCCGTTGGCCGCTCTGGTGGTGTGGGCTCTGGCTCGCCTGCGGCGTGCCGCTGGCGTCACATCGGCGTGGCGGATGTCGCTGGCCGAGGTCGGCATGGTCTACGGGACGGTGCCGTTCGTATGGATGACCATGATGTCGGGCCCGGGGGCCGGCATCGTCCCCGGTCGGGTGAGCCTGGTCCCGCTGCGGGACCTGGTCACGATGGGGCCGGTCGGGATCGTCGGCAACCTGCTGATCTTCGCGGCGCTGGGGTTCTTCGCTCCGATGCGTTTCGCGGCGCTGGCGTCCGTGCCGCGGATCCTGGCGCTCGGGGCAGGCTGCTCGGTCCTGGTCGAAACCGCACAGTACGTCCTGCGGCTGGACCGGGTGTCCTCCGTGGATGACGTACTGGTCAACGCCGCCGGCGCCGTGCTGGCCGCGCTGGCGTCGCGCCACTGGTGGCGCACTACGGCGGAGGTGCCTTCGGACCAGCCTCGCCCCGCGCTGGCACCGGCAGACTGA